In Spirosoma pollinicola, the genomic window GGTTTGGATTCGTCGGGCTAAATCAGAGCCAATTCCTCCACGGGTCGTTGTTTATTACCTAATAAATATTGTATCTCTATTGGGATTAAGTACCGTTCGCTATGCAGCTCACTATGGTGAGTTCGTTCAGGCGCAATACCCTACCCTGTTCCAGGCTCACATGGCCAACACCTATAGCCACTGGTACCTAGTCCAAGTTTGCCTCCCCGTCTGTTTGCTTTTAGTGGGGGGCTACTTGCTCATCAAACAGCCTGCCACCGGGCTGTTCTTCGCGCTTTGGGGGTTTCTCTTTTGTGGCCTTGAAGCCTTGATCCAAGTGGGCGTAGAACTAACCCAGTTAACGCGATACCCGCATAGCTATTTTCTGGGTGTTTTTATCGGTATTGGGCAATTTTTGCTTAGCGCCTGGGGCTTATTAACCCTAGCCAAGTCAACTCCAACGTCGGTCGTTGCCCAACCTATTGAGTCAATGACAACTCGACGGATCAACTTATGGTCGGGTTTATTTGTCAGTTTTGGGGCCGTGTATGCAATCACCTTGTACATTCAGGCGGGGCCGCTTCCGGTTGGTGTCATTATTGGCTCCATGATGGGTGGCCTCATGGGGTGGCGAAAAACAACCGCTCACAATAGCGCCGATCCCCATAAAGTTGCTCCGCTATATCTGCTCTTACTCGCTTTGTTTTATGGCCATGTCGGGGAGGAAGTATTGACGCATTTTAATCGGAGTATTGCCGCCATTTCACACCATCCCTGGAGTGATGCTGAATTTGATTATCTGATCACTTTGATTGGTCCTCTTGTTTGGGTGTTCGCGGGTTATAGCCTTTGGAAAAGGCAGGCTTTCGGCAACTTTATTTTATGGTTCATGATCGTAGGCATGATTGTCGGAGAGCCCACTCATTTACTGGTTTTTCCGGTTGTTCGCATGGTTCAGGAGGGAGTGCCTTACACTTACTTTTCAGGCATGTATACGGCCTTGTTTCCCATGATTCCAGCCATACTTGCTTTAGGGCTTATTCTGAATGATCATAAGAAAACGAAACAACATCCGACGAGCGCCCTTAGCTAAGGGATGCTTGTTAATCAGCTTCCTGCTAGTGTGGATTCAGCCTTGTTGGGGTCATGGTATGGGGGGCACGGGTTTGTTGCATCCGCTCACAGGTTTAGACCATCTGCTGGCTATGCTGGCCGTAGGGGCTTGGAGTGCCCAACTGGGGGGGCGCTCGATTTATATCGTGCCAGCCTGTTTTGCCGGGATGATGGTTCTGGGTGGTGTAGCGGGAATACTCTACCCCATGATCCCGTATTTGGAAACAGCTATTGCGATGTCGGTACTGATGCTGGGTTTAGCTGTCAGTATTGATCAACCGACTGGTTGGTTCGTAGCTAGTTTTGGGGTGGGTATTTTTGGTTTTTGCCATGGGTTCGCCCATGGCTCAGAAATGAACCGAACCGAGGGGATCACGGAATACATCCTTGGCTTTTTAATTACAACGGTTAGTCTTCATTTGATTGGTGCCTTTGGCGGGCTTCTACTGGTGGAAGCGAGTCAAGGCAGAAGGCACTTACGCCAGATCGGTGTAGTGACGAGTTTAATCGGCGTTTACTTGTTAGTGCGATAAATGGGTAGGCATATTGGATCGTATATCTAGCCTGAATGCATTACTGAGTGAAAAGATGACGCTTAACGGTTTGATCAACGTATGTATTACTTCTCTTTAGCCATAGCTGGATCAGCTTTTATTAGAAAAGTTATTATGGCATTCTCAAAAAAGACTCTAATTATAAGAATACGATGATGCCCGATGACGAATTTTGGGGCCCGTAGTTTGGATTCAATTCAGTAAGAATCTCTCATTTATTGAACGTTCGTGGCTGTTGCACAACCCTGCTTAGGGATATGAATGGTCTTTTCTGTATCTTAAGGGGATGCAAGGCCGAAAAGACTATACCGAAAAACACATCACTTATTTTCAGCTGTCCAGCCGCGTCCCTGAGCACAACTTTTATCGCCGGTTAAAGGAGACGCTCGACTTGACTGCTCCGGCAGCCCGGCTTCATCTATGAGGCCACTAAACAGCTCTATGGCCATACAGGCAACCCCTCTATTGACCCCGTCGTATTCTTCAAGTTCATGCTCATCGGTTGCCTAGAGAATATTACTTCCGACAGAAAGTTGGTCGAGCATTGCTCTATGCGGATGGATATGCTGTATTTCCTGGGCTATAACATTGATGAGCTATTACCTTGGCACTCCACGTTGAGTCGTACTCGACAACTGTATCCGGAGGTACTCTTTGAGGCTGTGTTCGATAAAGTATTCAGCCTCTGTGTAGCCCATAACATGGTGGCTGGCCGTAGAGTAGCCATTGACTCGGCACCCGTCAAAGCCAATGCGTCGATGGAACGACTACTAGAAAAACAACCCGATTTACCTGGTCCTAGGCTAGTTCAATCGGTCGAGGATCAGAATCAGGTAGTGGACACGATACCTCCACCCAGCAAGCGTCACGCTGGATCGATTATTACCGCGTCCGATCATCAATTGAAACAGTTGAAAAAGCACCAGCAAAACTTGAAGAATGCACCTCCTACTTCAGGAGCTAGCCACGAAAAAGCCCAATTGCTGAGCAACAAGACGCACTATAGCCCTACCGATCCCGATGCTCGTATCTCGGTCAAGCCCGGCAAAGCCCGCAAACTCAATTACCATTGTAGCCTGGCAGTGGATACCGCCGAAGGCGTCATTAGTCATGTGCAGGCCGATTTTGCTGATGGCCGCGATAGCCAGTGCTTACCCGATATTATGGTGAAGCTTCAGCAGCGGTTGGCCGCCAATGAGCTACGTTTAGAAGAGGTATTGGCTGACACGGCCGGGCCGATTTCTATGGTTCAAACAAGGGTTGGCGTATAATTTTTGTTATATTTTTTACCCCGCTTGACGACTGCATAGACCCGATGGATGAGTTTGTTTCTTAGTGCGTTGATAACTAACATCTTATTCTTGCCTTCTTTAACTTTTCGCTGGTAATACTCCTGTAATTCACCGGGCATTTGAAGAGCCGACATAGCCGCCATATGCAGTAAGGTTTTCAGTGATTTTCGGGCATGATGATTCACGCGAGTCTTACCCCCTACACTACTGCCCGAGGAGTGCTCAAAGGGAGCTACTAGCTAGCTAGTGTGCCAAATCCGTTGGGGTGTTGGCTAAATAATTCACTGTTAGCAATTTGTATCTGTCCGTAACGCGTTGTCATCTTTTTTTTTACGTCGGTCAGTTGGCACATCACTCAGGCTTTTTTCCAAGACTTGCCGACCCAATTCCTGCCAAATTTCATCGAACGACTTTTCATAGTCGTAGAAAGTTGGCTTGCTTTTAAGTTGTTGCAGGTCTTGATATTTTTGGCGGGCCAAGGCTATGTATTCATCTTCAGTCATGCCCTAAGCTAACGACATCAGGCGACAATTTGAAATGCACCCTTGGGATCTCACAGTTTCTGAAAGATTTAATAAAGATAAGTTTGATAAATTAGAATGCGAACCGTTCGAAAATTATATTGACTTAAATTACGATGAATTTATTTTTTTTAATATATGGGAATTTATGAAAATAGAATTTATGGATATATCTGAATCTGCATTAATAAATAAAATGAATTATTTTGCTAATAAATATAAAAATCATACTGACAAGTTGCTAGCAAAAGATATAAACGTACTGTGTACAGAGATTAGTATTATAGCTGAATTATTAAATATAGGACATAAAATTAAATATATTGACAAAATAAAGACGGTTTTAAATAAATTAAAAAATAGATTATATAAATATAAAACATTATTTGACAGTAATGAAATATTTAATACTATAAGCACTCAAGTAGAATTGGCTTTATTTGAAGAAAGATTTTATACATATTTTAGTACGACGAAATCAGAAATAATTCCCAAGACATCTTCAATTAAAAATTTTCATATTTATTGTGATAACTTGTTTAATGAAATTGGTGTAAAATATACTTTTGAAGATAGCTTCGACTGAAATAAGCTGAAATTCAAAAGGCACTATTTTTTGATGAATGAAGACGGAGTTTTATCAAAATATATTTCAGAAATAGAGGTTTTCTTGGAAAATTTAATTATTAATAAAAAATTGAAAGAGGAGTTGAACATGCACGATAGTAAAGGAGTCGGTCTTGTTATAGGAAAAGTAGATTTTCAAGGCATTTCTATTAAAAAGAGTTTAGATTGTATTGGGAGTGTTTTTTACGGATTAAAGATATATAAATCAGATAAGGTAAAACATTTCATAATAAATAGTCTTTTTAGAATGTGGCTGTTACAAAAAAAGAAATATAAATTAGATCAAGTAAGATTTTATATTGATACTAAAGACATAGCTCTTAACCTACAATATGCGCAGATTGACAATGATCTTTTTCTAAATGATGGATATTCTCAATATCCATATTCTTTTAAACCTTTTGGGAATGTAAACTTACATTCCGTAAGAGTAAACCAACTTTTTGTTAGCCCACAAATAGGTATTCATTATTTAACTCGGTGGAAGGTAACAGGATTAATCTATAATTATATATATAGTAAAAGTGATAAAGATATAAATGATTCAGATCAAAAGTTGTTACAAGAATGCAATTGGTTTGATGACTTCTATAACGAAGACAATTTAAGACAACCGTATGAGCAATATGCTAAAGTACTCATGGCTGTCGGTGATGATGCTATAGCTAGGAAAGTTTTATTAAAAACAGCAACTCGTAATTGGAGAGAAGCATTTTTGTTTTTTCTTTTAAAATTTTTTTCCGCTTTAGGTGTTCCTGCATATAGGTCATTGTTCGGGTTATTCATATTAACCATTATAGGTACTTGTGTTTATTATTATTCTGCAATAAATGGATATGTGCTATATAAATTTCTTAATCAAGAAAAATATATATTATTAGATTCTAAAAATTTAATCAATATTGGGGAAAGTAAATTATTATTAGAAACGTTTGTATATTCTATACAAGAATTACTGCCAATAAATGTTAGCGAAAAAGATATTTTTAAGCCTTATAATATTTTTACAATAGTTTACTCTTTGATACATAATTTCTTCGGCACCATATTACTCGCAATGTTTGTGTTAGGTATCGCTCGTATTACTAGAAGATCGTAACATAACTGCTAAATTGTAGTCACTTTGTAATCTTTCAGGTTCAGGTAAACCTGAAATTACTAAAGTTTCATTAGTCATATCTATTTTTCCATTTTTGTAGAAATTAATATCGGCTCTAAAAAGACTATCTTTAGATACCATATATGACCTGTAAGAAAATACCAATGTATTTCTTTCATTTTTTAAAATTTCTAGCTCAATTTTTGAAAAAGGATTCAAATCTTCAAGAAAGATCAAATCATAACCAATTATATTATCGTCTTCACTAGTCATATCATTAATAGAGTCGCTAATCCAACTAGTGTATTTGTTATGTATATATTCATGTTTAGTTTTATTGAACACCTCAAATATGCTTATCTCTTCTTGAGATAAAGCCTCATCATTCGCAGCTAATATTCCTTTATTCAATGCTTCTCTATAGCTTGAATTACTATAATACTGCTCGATTTGAAATTCCATATTGTAAATATTGTTTTCATCTTTATACATATCACGTGCAAAATTTAATAACCATTTGCCAAACTGGTACAGTACGGTATTTTCTTCTGATTTTTTCTCTTCTGTATTTTCTTCTTTTTCATCAATATATTTCAATAACTTATTAATGTCTATATCTTTTGTTCTATTTGTAATGTAATGTAATATTTCTTTAAGAGATTCATCATTTTTATATGAATCTCTTAAAATATTTACGAATTTTCTATAAATATATTCATTTGTTGAAATTCCAATTATTTTATCATTTATCTCTGATATTATATTTAAATAGTACTCTTTATCTTCTTTAGATATATGTGTATTAATATCTTCACCTTTGTCTATTAATTCTCTATATTTTTCGTCAAGATCATTAAAGTAGGAATTATTTTTTTTGTAATTGCCTATTAATTGGGATTTTTTTTCATTAAGTTCTTTTAGTATCATTACTACTAATAGAATAGCACTTTCCCCAAATTCGGTGTATAATATTTTCTCCTCTTCTTTCGTTAAATCATCTTCTAATTCAGTAAAGTAATTCCAACAAAGCTGTCTCTGTTTTTTGGTTACTAAAGTATATTTTCTTTCAAGTTCATTATATAAGTTTTTTAAAATTTTTCTGTTATCAACATCAAAAATCACTGCAATATTTTGATTTTGTATATTTGCTAAGCCTTTATATGTATAATTTTCATAACTCTTTATAATCACTTCATTTTTTGAATATGATGCCCATCTGGCTTCCACCATTTCTTTTGCAGATTCTACAAGGTAGAAATAGCCGTGTCTCCCTCTTGCATTATTAAAGAAAAGTTTGATAAAATCTTTTATTAATTTTGTATCGAATTTGTATATAGTTTCTTTTATGAATTTATTTTTATTATCTGATATTAATAGATAGATTTCTGATAAATCATATATTGGTGTATTACTACCATCGAATTCTTTAAAATCGCCTAGCGTAGGGTTGTAAAAGCCAATCACTGATTGACTTCTTACAAGAGAATACTCACTTAATTTTATAAGTATATATCCTGGAAAAACACTTGCTATATCGCTAGTAGAGATTTCAACTTTGGTATCTTCAGCATTAAATTTAACCTTTAGCAGAGATTTATTAATTGCCGTAAAATGCCTGGCTCGTCTCCTTTTTTTTTCGTCGCTCAAATTATTATTGTTTTCTGTCTCATGTACTTCATCGTAAAGTTTCCATTTGTAAAAACTAGCAAGAGATTCATTCCATGCATCTCTATACTCATTTTGTAAATACTCATTATATTTATCGTTAGACACATTATCCATAAAATAGAGTTTTAAGAGTCGTTTGTTTATTGGCTAATTTCCACTGACTGTAACAAGTAATAGCTGTCGGTATACATCTCATTCTTGCTTTCTAATTTTAACCTCTGGCTTGTACAGCTTGGCTTTCCTGGTAGCTTAACTTGTTTCCAATTGAATTTAAAGATTGTCAGCTTGCTTGTAGTTACCGATTCAGTTGTAATTACGTAAGCGGCTTTGTATTATATAATGTACATTAAAACCGGAAAAGTATATAAGCTATTCTTTTTTAGCTATCTGCTCCAATTCTTCAAGGGCACTACCTATGTAACTAAATTCTTTCGCCCGGCTTTTTGTATCAAAAAAGTAAGTAATTGAGCTGAAATCCATTGGATTAAGAGCCTTTTTAATTCCTTCATGACCAGCTACTGAATTTGCATTGCCAGTATAATTATCTATTGAAGATATTAGCTTCTTTACTCCGTTTTTGAAGTCGTCCGAACAGTTGTTTATATTCAAGTAATAGACATCATTACGCCATTCTTTAAAAAAAGATGTGTGATCCCAAAGCAATTTTGTTACTGACACGTTATTCTGTGCCTCACTATATTGTTCCTTAATTCTTTTTAATGCTGTAGCGTCGTGCTCACTCATAAGTAGAGAATAGGTTACAGTTAGTAATTATAATTAAACTTTAATAAAGACTTATAAAGGTGTAATTTCTACTCTATCATACTATACCACCGTTGCAGGATTGTTATCTCTGCTAACATGTAAACGTTATTATATATATAGTGACGCTGTAAGAGCCTAAACTCGTGGTTCTATGAGAAGATATAGATGATAAATGGCTAGAATGGGCCTGATCTACCTTGGCATCCAATAGTATTCCAAGCGCCAGTCAAATGAGCCAAAATGATTTCGTAATCTTTCCGCTAGCTTCCAGTAATCATCTTTTTCGAGTAGGGTCCACTTAATTGATTTTAGATCAGAGAGCCCCGGCAAAATTGAAAGGCTTCTAAGTAGAATACCATCAATCGGTGGGTGGATGCTGCTGCTTCGGTAGCATTGACCCTTGTTGCATAATATGACCGATGTTTTAAGATAGATCGAAATTAACTTTGATGCTCTGCCATAAGTGACTGTCTGAACGCCTTCAGCCTTTAAGGCAGAAATGATTTGTTCAGCCCAACGCTGATGCAGAGTAGCGAACTGTTCAACGCTGACTTCATTATCATCTTGGGCGAAACGTTGAAGACTCGACTGCTCAATAGCATATTTGATTTTGGCCGTTGTTGTAAAGTCCCTTTGGACTGCTCTTGCCGCTGTCCAAGTTGCGTAATTATGTCGATGCTGATCAAATGTATAATTTTTCATGGTGCGGAGTAAGACCCAATTTCTAGTAGTTTATTGTAAATTATAATCAATAAGCTACAGGAACAATTGATTTTACCTTTCGGTATTATAGAGCTGCTTTTATACTGAAACAAATAATGAATGGAGGACGATAGTCAGCGATAGTTAAGATAGTTTGTTACAAATGATAAACGGACGTTTAACATTTGTAACAACTAACACTTTTCCCTTATCTTGTCGGTCTAAATCACTCCTTGATGGAAAGTCAACCTCTATCCCATGTCGCTTATTACCGGGTCTCCACCAAACAGCAGGGTCAGAGCGGTCTTGGCTTGGAAGCTCAGCGTACCCAAGTGCTAGGCTTCATCGGTAGTCATGCCCAATTGGTGCGGGAGTTCATCGAAGTGGAAAGTGGTAAACGTGATAGTCGTCCTCAACTCATCGAAGCTTTAGCTTATGCCAGGCAGCACAAGGCCCGACTCGTCATTGCCAAACTGGATCGACTCAGCCGCAACGCTGGTTTTATTTTCGCACTCAAAGACAGCGGTGTGGATTTTGTCTGCGCCGATATGCCGGATGCCAACACTTTAACCATTGGCATTTTTGCCACCTTGGCCCAGCACGAGCGGGAACTCATCGGTGAACGAACCCGAAAGGCACTGGCGGTTAAGAAGCAACAAGGGTTTCAACTTGGATCACCACAGAATCTGACACTACAGGCCCAGCGAAAAGGGGTAGAAGCCATTAAACTGAAGGCGGCTACCAATGAAAATAACCGGCGGGCGTTGCTGACGATCAAGGGATATCTCCAGCAGGAGAAGACTTTACAACAAATTGCCGACGAGCTGAACGCGTCCGGATTCCGCACTGCCAAGGGACACATGTTTCAGCGAGTTCATATTTTCCGCTTAAAAGCAAAACTTTCATAGATCCTCATTCGATTGTTGCATCAACCTGATTTGCGCTTCATAAACCAAGTGAACTTCACTTAAAATAGATACCTTTTACGCTTATTTTGTCTTTCCATTGGCAACCAGTATATATCAGCGACTTGCCATGATTTCATACCTAGCTAAATGACAATCATTCTGACCATAGATGACTTGCTCTTGGAGCTTTTTCCTAACGTAAAAGGAGCCAGTAATCAACGAGAAGCACTCAAAGAAGAGTTAATAAATTACT contains:
- a CDS encoding HupE/UreJ family protein; the protein is MWIQPCWGHGMGGTGLLHPLTGLDHLLAMLAVGAWSAQLGGRSIYIVPACFAGMMVLGGVAGILYPMIPYLETAIAMSVLMLGLAVSIDQPTGWFVASFGVGIFGFCHGFAHGSEMNRTEGITEYILGFLITTVSLHLIGAFGGLLLVEASQGRRHLRQIGVVTSLIGVYLLVR
- a CDS encoding recombinase family protein encodes the protein MESQPLSHVAYYRVSTKQQGQSGLGLEAQRTQVLGFIGSHAQLVREFIEVESGKRDSRPQLIEALAYARQHKARLVIAKLDRLSRNAGFIFALKDSGVDFVCADMPDANTLTIGIFATLAQHERELIGERTRKALAVKKQQGFQLGSPQNLTLQAQRKGVEAIKLKAATNENNRRALLTIKGYLQQEKTLQQIADELNASGFRTAKGHMFQRVHIFRLKAKLS